The following coding sequences are from one Rhineura floridana isolate rRhiFlo1 chromosome 2, rRhiFlo1.hap2, whole genome shotgun sequence window:
- the DTD2 gene encoding D-aminoacyl-tRNA deacylase 2 — protein sequence MAMAGSNRGPSARVLLQQCLRARLQVKPAEPGSEAEWVEIQRGLIIYVCFFKGASEEIIPKIVDTLVNVKLSETEGGKYVSILDLPGSILIIPQATLGGKVKGRSMQYHSNVEKEIGMELYSQFVTQCERELSANTKCAESGAVLKHGTYGNRQVLKVDTNGPFTHVIEF from the exons ATGGCCATGGCCGGCTCGAACCGGGGTCCTTCCGCCCGAGTGCTTTTGCAGCAGTGCCTGCGCGCGAGGCTGCAGGTGAAGCCTGCCGAGCCGGGTTCCGAAGCCGAGTGGGTGGAG ATCCAACGGGGACTTATAATCTATGTATGTTTCTTCAAGGGGGCTAGTGAAGAAATCATTCCCAAAATAG TTGATACACTCGTAAATGTGAAGTTAAGTGAAACTGAAGGTGGCAAATATGTTTCTATTTTGGATTTGCCAGGTAGCATATTAATAATACCCCAGGCTACACTGGGTGGTAAAGTGAAGGGAAGAAGCATGCAGTATCATTCCAACGTTGAAAAGGAAATTGGGATGGAGCTCTATTCCCAGTTTGTGACTCAATGTGAAAGAGAACTATCTGCTAATACCAAATGTGCAGAATCTGGTGCTGTTCTCAAGCATGGCACATATGGAAACCGGCAAGTGTTGAAAGTAGACACAAATGGACCTTTCACTCATGTGATTGAGTTTTGA